In the genome of Candidatus Zymogenaceae bacterium, the window GCTGGAGGATCTCTACTCGTTTCTGGACTGGGACGGCTGGAGCGGCGAGCGGGTGGTACTGCGGCCCGACGGCACCATACCCATCGGGCGGCTTTTCATCGAGCGGCTTGCCGGGCATGAGCGCGCGAGGCTCTTTCATATATCCAATACCTTTGCGTATGACGAGGACGGCACCTCGGAGCACTGGCAGTGCGGTGCGGAATACCTGGACGCCGCGGGAGGAGACAGGGCCCACGCCGATACGGAGGTGGCGTCGATGGCGCTGTCGGTATTGACGAAGCTCGGGTTCGAGGCGCCGCACCTCAGGGTGGGATACCCGCCCTTGATTCGCGCCGTCCTGGGGACGATGGAGCTTTCGGCCTCCCGACGCCGGGAGGTGACCGAATACATCCGCACCCGGAACATCCAGGGTTTGAAGGGCCTTTCCGACATCGAGGGCATGAAGAAGCTCTTGGGGCTTCTTGAGCTGTCGTCATCGTCGGCGGACCTGATCAAGAATATCACGGCGTACCTCCCCAATACAGACGAGACGTCCCGGGCGCTGGAGGATTTCTCCTCCTCCCTTGCAGCGCTGGAGGCGGCCCATATCCCGTTCGAGATCACCTTCGCCCTGCCGCTGGTCTTCGAGTACTACACGGGGCTCGTGATGGAGATATACCCGGACAAGGAGAGGACGAAGCGAAAGGACCTGTTGATCTCCGGCGGTCGGTACGACGGATTGATCGATCTTCTCAGCGACGGCGAAACCCGCGCCCGGGCGGTGGGGTTTGCGCTTCGCGTGGATCGGCTCATCGAGTGCCCCGATTTCATCCGCGCGCTCTCCCGCCGGGGGGTGCTGGTGATGCCCGGGGACGACCTAAACCTCGCCCGGGCCTGTGTGTGTCACCTCCGGGACGCCGGCTTCATCGCCGAGGTGGCGGGCATCGCCCAGGATCATTCCAACTTCCGCTGGCACGTGACGTTTGAAAACGGTACCCTCCACGTCACCGATACCGACAGCGGCACCATCACCCATCATCCCACGGAGCGGCTTTCCGATGTCCCCTCTTCCCTCACGTAGCGACGCGGAGCTGAAGCTTGCGCTGCCCAAGGGAAGCCTCATGGCCGACATCGCAGGCCTCATGGAGTCCCGGGGCTTCATCGTGCCCGGATACGACGAGAAGTCGAGGGTCTATCGCCTCCGCTCGGAGGAACCTTCCGGCGTGTTCGTCAAGGTCTTTTCCGAAAAGGACATCCCCATCCAGGTTGCGGTGGGGAACTACGATGTGGGCATCGCCGGGCGGGACTGGATCGAGGAGCTGACGGCGGGCTTTCGCTTCATAGACATCGTCTCCGTGGCGGAGATGGGCTATCGGCACGAGACCCTCTTCGCCGCCGGGGCGCCGGGGAAGACGCTGGAAGACATCCGGGCGGACCGCCGGGGCGAATTCATCCGTATCGTCAGCGAATATCCGAACCTGGCCGAGCGCTTCGCCCGGGAGCAACGCTTTCCCCGCTACCGGGTCTTCCCGGTCTGGGGCGCGGCCCACGCCTACATCCCCCACAGCGCGGACATCGCCGTGGTGCGGGTGCCCTCGGAAAACGGCGACGGCGAGGCGGAGGTCGAAAAGCTGGGGCTTATGCCCCTCGCCAGGATCATGCCGTCCGTGGCCACGCTCATCGCCAACCGGACATCGTTCGAGAAAAAGGATCTCAGCCTGATACTGGGCCGCTTCACGGAGGGGAGATGATACGACTGGCCCTGCCCGACGGGCATCAGCAGAAACACATCATCGGGCTTCTTGAGAAGACCGGCATCGAGCTTTCCGGCTACGATCCGGGAAGGCCGCTCCGCCGCCCGAGAGTGAACCTGGACGGCGTGGAGGTGACGGTCATCCGTCCCCAGGACATGCCCGCCCAGGTGGCCCTGGGGAACTTCGACCTGGCCCTCACCGGGGTTGACTGGCTGTACGACCACCTCTTTCGCTTCCCGAAGAGTCCCGTGGCGGGGCTTTTGGACCTCGGCATCGGCCGGGTGCGGATCGTTGCGGTTGTCACGGAAGACACCCCGGCGGACGACCTTTCCGGGATTAACCGCCTCGTGGGCGAGGGATATTTCCCCGCGCCGTTTTTCCGGGTGGCGTCGGAATATGTCAACATCGCCGACCGCTTTGCCATGGCCCGGCGGTTTTCCCATTACCGCGTCATCCCCACCTACGGCGCCACCGAGGCGCTGCTGCCGGAGGACGCGGACATGATCGTCGAAAATACCGAAACCGGCACGACGCTCGTGAAGAACAAGCTCAAGATCGTCGATGAGCTGTTCATCTCCGTGGGGTGCCTCATCGGGCGGCGGGGGATTATGGACGAGGGACGCCCCGGGGCCACACGGGTGTACGATGAAATTCGGGGGATAGACGGGGTCTCCCCCCACAGCCCCGTGGAGATGTAGCCGGGAACGCACAACGCAGCTTGCCCCATCGAGGAGCCCGCGGCCTTGCCGCCGGTAAAAAATACAAAAGCATACTATACTCAGCGATTCGTTTTCGTTTCATCATCACCGACCGGATATCCCGGTTGCACACATGAGGCCCATGCGGGATATGAACGACACCCCCCCCACACACACCAGGACGCGGGAATTTCTCGCCGGCGTCCGGGACACGATCCCGCTGCTCTTGGGGGCGTTTCCTTTCGGCCTCATCTACGGCGCCCTGACCGTCACCTCGGGGCTCTCGGTGGCGGCGGCCATGGGAATGTCGCTCTTCGTCTTCGCCGGCTCCGCCCAGTTCATCGCCACAGGCCTGGTGGCGGCGGGTGCCCCCGTCTCCGTTATCATCCTGACCACCTTCATCGTCAACCTCCGCCATCTCCTCTACAGCGCCACGTTGCTGCCGCATCTGCGGGACCTCCCCCAGCGGTGGCGGATACCGCTGGCCTTCTGGCTGACGGACGAGGCCTTCGCCGTCTCCGTCCACCGGTACGCGAAGACCGACGACTCCCCCTTCAAGCACTGGTACCAGCTCGGCTCGTCCCTCATCATGTACCTGGACTGGCAGCTCTGGTGCTACCTGGGGGTAGTCCTGGGGGATCGGATTCCCGACGCGTCGAACTGGGGGCTGGACGTGGCGATGCCGATCACCTTCATCGGGATGGTGATCCCGTTCGTCAAGGGCATCCCGATGGTGGTGTGCGTGCTGGCGGCGGGGGCGGCGTCGTTGATGACGCTGGGGATGCCGTATAAGCTCGGGATCATCGTCTCGGCGTTTGTGGGCATCATCGCGGGGATGGTGACGGAAAAGACCCGGCGGGCGAAGAGGAGGGCTAGCATATGAGGGCGTGGGAAGCGGTGATGATCCTCGGTATGATGGCGGTGACCTTCGGGATACGTTATGTGCTCCTGGGCCTGGCGGACAGGTTCCGGATGCCCCCGCTTCTGGAGGACGCGCTCCCCTACATCCCCCCGGCGGTGCTGATCGCCATCACCGTGCCGGCGGTGCTTTTGCCCAGGGGCGAGTGGGAGGTGACGCTCCAGAACCCGTACCTGGCGGCGGCGCTGATCGCCACCGGCACCGGCGTCGTTACGAAGAACCTGCTGGCGACCATCGCCGTGGGCCTGGCGGCGTTTTTCTTCCTGGCGCACTTCGACCTGGTGATGGGGTTTGTGTGGGGGGTGTTTAAGCAATTTTGAATAGATGTTTCTATCAGTTTAGTGAGTAATATTTTTTTAGTAAAAAATGCAATTTCGAACTCACATTATAAATAACAATATCAATTTGTTCATCAGAATATTCTAAAGACCTACTATGAACACTATGTAAAATTTCAATTATTTCCAATATACACTTTATATCTTTATCAACAAAATCAGGTATATTGCTATTACTTTCGCTCTGATCTGTTTTATCAAAAAAGTATGATAATCGTCCTCTCCTTGTAGGCCTACCATCGTGAATATATTGTACGGATTTTTTTTGATTTATACATATCCACTCCATCACTTCACTTTCAGGTGCAATCTCATGAAGCACGTGAGTCAATAATACACGCAATGAAGAAAAACAATGTCTTGTTTTATCTGGATTACTACTTTTTGAAGCATCAATAGCGCCTCTAAGCATTGTTCTGAAATTTGGGTCCATTTGTGCAAGTAATTCCTCAACTTCAGATAAAACATCAACCGTTGAGGGAGTACCTTCAAATGTTTCAAAACTCTTAAATTTATTATCCTTATCAAAAACTAATAGCGTCTGTCTTGATAAAACTAGTTCCTTTGCTGCGAAATCAAATAGCGAGATTATCTTATCATTATCTATTAGTATTTCTTTTATGTTATTAACTAGGCTTAGAAAAGCATTATCCATGTTCTCAATTGTACTTCCCAGGCTATTTATCGTTACTTCATTTAATTGTCCCCAAAAAGCGTTTTTTAAATCAAAATTAATGTAATTCCTCTCAATAGTAGCAAGATTTAAAAAATTTCGATTTATAGACTCTGCAATAATTCTATTGTTCTCTGCAAACTCTGCTAAAGATTTATTTGACCTTGTTGCCTCTTCTAAAAAAGTATAGTTTATTCTAAGTTCTCGAAATCCTTTCATAAGATCTGAAGCACTAAGTGCGTCTGCAATAGCTTTATTAAACATTTCCTGTTGATTAGACAATTCTGCAATTTTCTCAAAAAGAATATTTGATGTTTCTGATACACTATATAAAAGACTGCTAGAACTAGCAGTTTTATAAAGTGCTTTATCAAATTCTTCACTTGTCTGAAGCATTTGCCTGTATAAATCTTTTATATCTTTGTTGTCAGCTTTGATTGTTCGAAAAAAAAAGTTCTACTTATCTTTTGGTTTTAAAGAGACTCCAAGTTCACTTGCTTTATTATATATAGCTTGCTCTGTGCGTCCAAGTTCTTTTGCTATTACCTTTGTTGGCACATTGCTATTCGCCATTCTTTTCAATTTCTTTTCATCACCTTTTTCCCATTTCTCACCACTATGTTCTGACATTTTCTTTACTCCCTTTCTTA includes:
- a CDS encoding ATP phosphoribosyltransferase regulatory subunit; translation: MHDTRRGADLLPTDMLRFRYTERVFREEAIRWGYQEVRTPTIEPLSLFTAAGTLDPGMLEDLYSFLDWDGWSGERVVLRPDGTIPIGRLFIERLAGHERARLFHISNTFAYDEDGTSEHWQCGAEYLDAAGGDRAHADTEVASMALSVLTKLGFEAPHLRVGYPPLIRAVLGTMELSASRRREVTEYIRTRNIQGLKGLSDIEGMKKLLGLLELSSSSADLIKNITAYLPNTDETSRALEDFSSSLAALEAAHIPFEITFALPLVFEYYTGLVMEIYPDKERTKRKDLLISGGRYDGLIDLLSDGETRARAVGFALRVDRLIECPDFIRALSRRGVLVMPGDDLNLARACVCHLRDAGFIAEVAGIAQDHSNFRWHVTFENGTLHVTDTDSGTITHHPTERLSDVPSSLT
- the hisG gene encoding ATP phosphoribosyltransferase, whose amino-acid sequence is MSPLPSRSDAELKLALPKGSLMADIAGLMESRGFIVPGYDEKSRVYRLRSEEPSGVFVKVFSEKDIPIQVAVGNYDVGIAGRDWIEELTAGFRFIDIVSVAEMGYRHETLFAAGAPGKTLEDIRADRRGEFIRIVSEYPNLAERFAREQRFPRYRVFPVWGAAHAYIPHSADIAVVRVPSENGDGEAEVEKLGLMPLARIMPSVATLIANRTSFEKKDLSLILGRFTEGR
- the hisG gene encoding ATP phosphoribosyltransferase — encoded protein: MIRLALPDGHQQKHIIGLLEKTGIELSGYDPGRPLRRPRVNLDGVEVTVIRPQDMPAQVALGNFDLALTGVDWLYDHLFRFPKSPVAGLLDLGIGRVRIVAVVTEDTPADDLSGINRLVGEGYFPAPFFRVASEYVNIADRFAMARRFSHYRVIPTYGATEALLPEDADMIVENTETGTTLVKNKLKIVDELFISVGCLIGRRGIMDEGRPGATRVYDEIRGIDGVSPHSPVEM
- a CDS encoding AzlC family ABC transporter permease, whose product is MNDTPPTHTRTREFLAGVRDTIPLLLGAFPFGLIYGALTVTSGLSVAAAMGMSLFVFAGSAQFIATGLVAAGAPVSVIILTTFIVNLRHLLYSATLLPHLRDLPQRWRIPLAFWLTDEAFAVSVHRYAKTDDSPFKHWYQLGSSLIMYLDWQLWCYLGVVLGDRIPDASNWGLDVAMPITFIGMVIPFVKGIPMVVCVLAAGAASLMTLGMPYKLGIIVSAFVGIIAGMVTEKTRRAKRRASI
- a CDS encoding AzlD domain-containing protein, translated to MRAWEAVMILGMMAVTFGIRYVLLGLADRFRMPPLLEDALPYIPPAVLIAITVPAVLLPRGEWEVTLQNPYLAAALIATGTGVVTKNLLATIAVGLAAFFFLAHFDLVMGFVWGVFKQF